In the genome of Methylophaga nitratireducenticrescens, one region contains:
- a CDS encoding formylmethanofuran dehydrogenase subunit A, whose protein sequence is MLLKLTGGRIFDPAHEVNDVVRDIYIRDGRIVEKPTDGRVDEEIDVSGKVIMAGAIDMHTHIGGGKVNIARTMLPEDHAEAVYERTELLRSGTGHAAPSTLTTGYRYAEMGYTAGFEPAVLPINARQAHMEMHDTPIIDKGGYVMLGSDDFLLRMMAANSDQEAINNYVAWTINHAQAVGLKVVNPGGISAFKFNQRKLDLDEKNDFYGVTPRDILHRLSRAVQEIGVPHPLHVHGCNLGVPGNMQTTLDTIQGAEGVPMHLTHIQFHSYGMEGDFKFSSGAAEIAEAINKHKNITVDVGQILFGQTVTASGDNMRQFAGAPHAHPNKWVCMDIECDAGCGVVPFKYKDQSYVNALQWMIGLETFLMVDDPWRIFLTTDHPNGAPFTSYPHLIRLLMDKSFRNDMLSTLHPEAQKATHLASLDREYSLYEIAIMTRAGAAKLVGLADRGHLGIGAAADITVYTDNSDREKMFEKPDYVFKDGEMVVRQGQVIKITWGTTHVVKPEYDISIEKPLKSYFDKYHTQKMSNFKISNDEIVDDGRGSLTIQPLHKGGRL, encoded by the coding sequence ATGCTTTTAAAATTAACCGGCGGACGTATTTTTGACCCGGCACACGAAGTAAATGATGTAGTGCGGGATATTTATATCCGAGATGGACGAATTGTCGAAAAACCGACCGATGGTCGGGTCGATGAAGAAATAGATGTAAGTGGCAAAGTGATTATGGCTGGTGCCATAGATATGCACACGCATATCGGCGGTGGTAAGGTCAATATTGCCCGCACCATGTTACCCGAAGACCATGCTGAAGCCGTTTATGAACGCACCGAACTGTTACGCTCAGGCACAGGCCATGCGGCTCCAAGTACTTTGACGACAGGTTATCGTTACGCAGAGATGGGGTATACCGCAGGCTTTGAACCAGCTGTATTACCGATTAATGCCCGTCAGGCCCATATGGAAATGCATGACACACCCATTATCGATAAGGGTGGTTATGTGATGCTCGGCAGTGATGATTTTCTGCTACGTATGATGGCGGCCAATTCTGATCAGGAAGCCATTAACAACTATGTTGCCTGGACCATTAACCACGCACAGGCGGTAGGCCTTAAAGTAGTTAACCCGGGCGGTATCAGTGCCTTCAAATTTAATCAGCGTAAGCTGGATTTAGATGAAAAAAATGATTTTTATGGCGTCACGCCACGCGATATTCTGCATAGACTGTCGCGAGCGGTGCAGGAAATCGGTGTGCCACATCCATTGCATGTGCATGGCTGTAATCTCGGTGTGCCGGGCAATATGCAAACCACATTGGATACCATTCAGGGCGCTGAAGGCGTGCCGATGCATCTGACACATATCCAGTTTCATAGCTATGGCATGGAAGGGGATTTCAAATTCTCATCCGGTGCAGCGGAAATTGCTGAAGCGATTAATAAACATAAAAATATTACTGTAGATGTTGGTCAGATTCTGTTTGGCCAAACGGTTACAGCCTCGGGCGATAATATGCGTCAATTTGCTGGGGCACCGCATGCTCACCCTAATAAATGGGTATGTATGGATATTGAATGTGATGCCGGTTGTGGTGTAGTGCCATTCAAATACAAGGATCAAAGCTACGTTAATGCATTGCAGTGGATGATTGGTTTGGAAACCTTTTTGATGGTCGATGATCCATGGCGTATTTTCCTGACCACCGATCATCCCAATGGAGCACCATTTACCAGTTACCCACATTTGATAAGATTATTGATGGATAAATCTTTCCGTAACGATATGCTGTCAACCTTGCATCCGGAAGCACAGAAAGCAACCCATCTGGCGTCGTTGGATCGCGAATACTCATTATATGAAATTGCCATTATGACCCGGGCAGGTGCAGCAAAACTGGTTGGTCTGGCGGATCGTGGACATCTGGGAATTGGTGCAGCGGCGGATATTACGGTCTACACCGATAACAGCGATCGCGAAAAGATGTTTGAAAAACCGGACTATGTCTTTAAAGATGGTGAAATGGTGGTGCGTCAGGGTCAGGTCATTAAAATTACCTGGGGGACCACCCATGTGGTGAAACCTGAATACGACATAAGTATTGAAAAACCACTGAAATCTTATTTTGATAAATACCACACGCAAAAAATGAGCAATTTCAAAATCAGTAATGATGAAATCGTCGATGATGGTCGTGGTAGCTTAACGATACAGCCGCTGCATAAGGGAGGCAGACTATGA
- a CDS encoding formylmethanofuran dehydrogenase subunit B: MTENSTATVWHEVASPFCGIASDDLTIEVNGNTVKVLENGDAVTRPGFETPITDTQPRINGKEVTLDQAVSHIADLLINSKQPLIAGMGTDLNGARAAMALADKSGATIDSYYSPAAFRNILVLQDTGYMTTTLTEVRNRVDLLVVVGTDIESTFPRFYERMVWNKESMFGQDIESREVIYLGKPPSGDASTSPNGKKAQVIACDNADLPEVVSVLRALVKGKQIQAETVAGVAVSDLTALADKLKAAKYSVVTWSAGQLDFDHAEATIQNICEMIKEINATTRSNGLPIGGKEGDATVNAVASWQSGYPMRTTFNRRFPDYDPFLNDSRRILVNDESDLLIWVSSFNTAVTPPQSSANTIVLGRSGMQFETEPEVYIPVGVPGIDHEGRAFRSDSVVSVPLRKLRDSGLPSVFEVLSAVELAL; this comes from the coding sequence ATGACAGAAAACAGTACGGCCACCGTTTGGCATGAAGTTGCCAGTCCATTTTGTGGAATAGCGTCCGATGATCTGACGATAGAGGTCAACGGCAATACTGTTAAAGTGCTGGAAAATGGCGATGCTGTCACCCGGCCCGGTTTTGAAACACCTATCACTGATACTCAGCCCCGAATTAACGGCAAAGAAGTCACACTCGATCAGGCCGTATCACATATTGCTGATTTACTGATTAATAGTAAACAGCCATTGATTGCCGGTATGGGGACCGACTTAAACGGTGCGCGTGCAGCGATGGCGCTTGCCGATAAAAGTGGCGCCACCATCGACAGTTATTATTCTCCAGCCGCATTTCGCAATATCCTGGTATTACAGGATACGGGCTATATGACCACCACACTGACAGAAGTCAGAAACCGGGTGGATTTATTAGTGGTTGTCGGTACTGATATTGAATCTACTTTTCCACGTTTTTACGAACGCATGGTGTGGAACAAGGAAAGTATGTTCGGTCAGGATATTGAGTCTCGTGAAGTTATTTATTTAGGCAAACCTCCAAGTGGTGATGCCTCCACTTCACCAAATGGTAAAAAGGCCCAGGTTATTGCCTGTGATAATGCGGATTTACCAGAAGTCGTATCTGTTTTACGTGCTTTAGTAAAAGGTAAACAGATTCAAGCTGAAACCGTCGCGGGTGTAGCCGTGAGTGATTTAACCGCCCTGGCAGATAAATTAAAAGCTGCTAAATATTCGGTAGTCACCTGGTCAGCTGGACAGTTAGATTTTGATCATGCAGAAGCGACTATCCAAAATATTTGTGAAATGATTAAAGAGATCAATGCGACGACGCGTAGTAATGGTCTGCCGATAGGTGGAAAAGAAGGCGACGCGACAGTGAATGCTGTCGCCTCCTGGCAAAGCGGCTACCCAATGCGCACAACATTTAATCGTCGTTTTCCGGATTATGATCCATTTTTAAACGACAGCAGACGTATTCTGGTGAATGATGAAAGTGATCTTTTAATCTGGGTATCCAGTTTCAATACAGCGGTAACACCACCTCAATCATCGGCGAATACCATTGTGCTTGGACGCAGTGGTATGCAGTTTGAAACGGAACCGGAAGTCTATATTCCGGTCGGTGTTCCCGGGATTGACCATGAAGGAAGAGCCTTCCGCAGCGACAGTGTGGTTTCAGTGCCACTCAGAAAATTACGCGACAGCGGCTTACCCAGCGTGTTTGAAGTTCTCAGTGCGGTCGAACTGGCCTTGTAA
- a CDS encoding SPOR domain-containing protein, translating to MATRRNTRKQSSKQGGSMPWGPMLISFAVGAFVMFLLHLKENVPADQQQAKTTQQQPKKSSVEPTFDFYTLLPETEVVVEKPKTIANQPQKPIVSSPPEEISAAPEQTEQAAAKPSEDAVSYMIQVGSFKKLEDADGFRARLAFLGIESKVQTVTIDNTDTWHRVQVGPVVGRSKADALQKQLRDNDIDSLLLRAKHG from the coding sequence GTGGCAACCAGAAGAAATACTCGTAAACAGTCTTCAAAACAAGGCGGAAGCATGCCTTGGGGACCAATGTTAATTAGTTTTGCCGTAGGTGCTTTTGTGATGTTTTTATTGCACCTGAAAGAAAATGTTCCAGCGGATCAACAACAGGCAAAAACCACTCAGCAACAGCCAAAAAAATCGAGTGTGGAACCCACTTTTGATTTTTATACGTTATTACCCGAAACTGAGGTGGTGGTAGAAAAGCCCAAAACGATTGCCAATCAACCCCAGAAACCAATCGTTTCCTCGCCACCTGAAGAAATTTCGGCAGCACCAGAGCAAACTGAGCAGGCCGCAGCTAAACCATCGGAAGATGCCGTCAGTTACATGATTCAGGTTGGGTCGTTCAAAAAACTTGAAGATGCGGATGGTTTCCGGGCCAGATTAGCCTTTTTAGGTATTGAATCAAAAGTACAAACCGTCACAATTGATAATACCGATACATGGCATCGGGTGCAGGTTGGACCGGTGGTAGGACGAAGTAAGGCTGATGCATTACAGAAACAGTTACGTGACAATGATATTGATTCACTCCTGCTAAGGGCGAAGCATGGATAA
- the argS gene encoding arginine--tRNA ligase, with translation MKDQLKELIESALASLIAQQSLPADVSSADVQLERTKDRSHGDFASNIAMVLAKPAKMNPRQIATLIVDALPQHEMIEKVEIAGPGFINFSLSASSRQQVVADVLKKAGQFGLSNYGNGQKVQVEFVSANPTGPLHVGHGRGAAYGSVVSSLLKAVGFDVHREYYVNDAGRQMDILATSVWLRYLEKCGEQFTFPSNGYRGEYVLDIAETLKQQHGNALLHPVSLVFDGVPADEPQGGDKELHIDGLTQQAKHLLGADVYRQLFDLGLNAILDDIRNDLAGFGAEYDEWFSERSLVESGVVDKAVEQLKDANMLYQQDGAWWFKSTDFGDEKDRVVVRDNGQATYFASDVAYHLNKFNRGFDQIIDIWGADHHGYITRVKASMEGLNQDVSKLKVLLVQFAVLYRGKEKVGMSTRSGEFVTLRELRDEVGKDAARFFYVMRGADQHMDFDLELAKSQSNDNPVYYVQYAHARVCSVFRQLAERQLNWDEQTGLQNLSLLTEEHEQALFTMLSRYPEVVELAAITHTPHLLAHFLMDLARDFHTYYNAHQFMTDNIELSQARLTLITAVRQVIANGLGLMGVSAPQSM, from the coding sequence TTGAAAGACCAATTAAAAGAACTTATTGAAAGTGCTTTAGCTTCGTTGATTGCCCAACAAAGCCTTCCTGCAGATGTTTCATCGGCTGATGTTCAGCTGGAGCGAACCAAAGATCGCAGTCATGGTGATTTCGCCAGTAATATTGCGATGGTATTAGCCAAGCCTGCCAAAATGAATCCTCGGCAGATAGCGACATTGATAGTTGATGCGCTTCCACAGCATGAAATGATCGAGAAAGTAGAAATTGCCGGTCCAGGGTTTATTAATTTCAGCTTATCCGCTAGCTCAAGACAGCAGGTAGTGGCAGATGTCTTGAAAAAAGCCGGTCAATTTGGTCTGAGCAATTACGGCAATGGTCAGAAAGTCCAGGTGGAGTTTGTTTCGGCCAATCCAACCGGACCACTGCATGTAGGCCATGGACGTGGCGCAGCATATGGTTCAGTAGTCAGCAGCTTGTTAAAAGCCGTAGGGTTTGATGTTCACCGTGAATATTACGTAAATGATGCCGGCCGTCAGATGGATATTCTGGCCACCAGCGTCTGGCTGAGATACCTGGAAAAATGTGGTGAGCAGTTTACTTTCCCAAGTAACGGTTATCGTGGTGAATATGTCTTAGATATTGCTGAAACATTAAAACAACAGCATGGAAATGCATTGTTACATCCAGTATCTCTGGTTTTTGATGGTGTTCCGGCGGATGAACCCCAAGGTGGTGATAAAGAGCTGCATATAGATGGGCTGACACAACAGGCCAAACATCTTCTCGGTGCAGATGTGTATCGTCAGCTGTTTGATTTGGGCCTCAATGCCATTCTGGATGATATTCGTAATGATTTGGCTGGGTTTGGTGCCGAATACGATGAATGGTTTTCTGAGCGTTCACTGGTGGAATCCGGTGTGGTTGATAAAGCTGTTGAACAACTGAAAGACGCCAATATGCTTTATCAGCAGGATGGTGCCTGGTGGTTCAAATCCACTGATTTTGGCGATGAAAAAGACCGGGTGGTGGTTCGTGACAATGGTCAGGCAACCTATTTCGCTTCTGATGTTGCTTATCACCTGAATAAATTCAATCGCGGCTTTGATCAGATTATTGATATCTGGGGCGCCGATCATCATGGATACATTACGCGGGTTAAAGCCTCCATGGAAGGGCTGAATCAGGATGTCAGCAAGCTGAAAGTCTTACTGGTACAGTTTGCTGTGTTGTACCGTGGTAAAGAAAAAGTCGGTATGTCGACGCGTAGCGGAGAGTTTGTCACATTACGCGAACTACGTGACGAAGTCGGTAAAGATGCTGCCCGTTTCTTTTATGTGATGCGCGGTGCTGACCAGCATATGGATTTTGATCTTGAACTGGCAAAATCACAAAGTAATGATAATCCGGTATATTACGTTCAATATGCTCACGCACGTGTCTGCAGTGTTTTCCGTCAACTGGCAGAAAGGCAGCTGAACTGGGATGAACAGACAGGATTACAGAATCTGTCTTTATTGACTGAAGAGCATGAACAGGCTTTGTTTACCATGTTGTCACGTTATCCCGAAGTAGTGGAACTGGCAGCTATAACGCATACCCCCCATTTATTGGCGCATTTCCTAATGGATTTGGCACGTGATTTTCACACCTACTACAATGCTCACCAGTTTATGACAGATAATATTGAGTTAAGTCAGGCACGGCTGACGCTGATCACCGCCGTCAGGCAGGTTATTGCCAATGGTCTTGGGTTAATGGGCGTTTCAGCGCCACAATCAATGTAA
- a CDS encoding primosomal protein N', with the protein MSCIVEIALACPLRQTFDYLSDEPVEHWQPGMRAVIPFGSRQLIGIVIAIKPVSEISTDKLKKIEQQIDKQSFLPVEIMQLVQWVSRYYHHPIGECFQAALPKKLRLGDSDEMQTETYWALQQIPVNKPGKKQQQILDLLEDYPEGLSEKALRVQFGNVKSSLTTLAQQNVITAREHVALPVPCLELQQTVSLNNEQKQSIEKVLAEKGQFSSFLLHGITGSGKTEVYIEICREFVENQQQVLVLIPEIGLTTQFVERFRHSLAANIVVINSSVSDADRKQAWLLARSGKADIIIGTRSAVFTPMLNPGLMIIDEEHDSSYKQQDGLRYHARNVALMRAKTLNIPIVLGSATPSLETLYQVKLKRYQLLKLTKRAGGATLPNVKLIAANKTADNNGLSSVLINSIKKHLQQNHQVLLFINRRGFAPVLMCHECNWQANCRSCDAKMVVHQHQNRLFCHHCGLIQTLPKKCPECGHSELKSYGVGTEKIEQALTAIFNDIPVLRIDRDSTQRVNAFTNMVKQINQGQAAILVGTQMLAKGHDFHDVTLVGVVDADQALFSADFRATEGLAQLITQVTGRAGRGKKSGEVLIQSEQPEHPFWKNLLQDGYEAIAENLLKERIQMELPPHGFWAVWRAEAQEADLAMQLLQQVAELLQQTASPVMILGPVPALMEKRAGRYRAQLLMRSADRASLHQLIDQHIEAVSKLKLARKGRWSIDIDPTELI; encoded by the coding sequence ATGAGTTGCATTGTCGAAATTGCCTTAGCTTGCCCCTTGCGCCAGACGTTTGATTATCTGAGCGATGAACCAGTTGAACACTGGCAACCTGGTATGCGTGCTGTCATTCCATTTGGCAGCAGACAGCTGATAGGAATCGTCATTGCCATCAAACCTGTCAGCGAGATTTCTACCGATAAACTCAAAAAAATCGAACAGCAAATTGATAAACAAAGTTTTTTACCAGTTGAAATCATGCAGCTGGTACAGTGGGTAAGTCGTTATTATCATCATCCTATTGGCGAATGCTTTCAGGCGGCATTACCCAAGAAACTCCGTCTGGGCGATAGTGATGAAATGCAAACCGAAACCTATTGGGCCTTGCAACAGATACCGGTAAATAAACCCGGTAAAAAACAACAACAGATTCTGGATTTACTGGAAGACTATCCGGAAGGACTCAGTGAAAAAGCATTACGAGTCCAATTTGGCAACGTGAAAAGCAGTTTGACTACTTTGGCACAACAAAACGTAATTACTGCCAGAGAACACGTTGCATTACCGGTCCCCTGTCTTGAGTTGCAACAAACTGTTTCATTAAATAATGAGCAAAAACAGTCTATTGAAAAAGTTCTTGCGGAAAAAGGACAGTTTTCATCTTTTTTGTTGCACGGTATCACCGGGAGTGGCAAAACAGAGGTTTATATTGAAATATGTCGTGAGTTTGTCGAAAACCAGCAACAGGTTTTAGTGTTAATTCCAGAGATTGGATTAACCACACAGTTTGTTGAGCGTTTCCGTCATTCCCTTGCGGCCAACATCGTTGTTATAAACTCATCGGTCTCAGATGCTGATCGTAAACAGGCCTGGTTATTGGCCAGATCGGGTAAGGCCGACATTATTATCGGTACCCGCTCTGCAGTTTTTACGCCCATGCTCAATCCGGGACTGATGATCATCGATGAAGAACATGACAGTTCCTATAAACAACAGGATGGACTGCGTTATCACGCCAGAAATGTGGCATTAATGCGGGCTAAAACCTTGAATATTCCCATTGTGCTGGGCAGTGCAACCCCTTCTCTGGAAACTCTTTACCAAGTAAAATTAAAGCGTTATCAATTACTTAAGTTAACTAAACGTGCTGGTGGAGCGACACTACCCAACGTTAAGCTTATTGCTGCCAATAAAACGGCAGATAACAATGGCTTAAGCTCAGTGTTAATTAACTCGATTAAAAAACATCTGCAGCAAAATCACCAGGTTTTATTATTTATAAATCGTCGTGGATTCGCACCGGTTTTGATGTGTCATGAATGCAACTGGCAGGCCAATTGCCGAAGTTGTGATGCCAAAATGGTGGTTCATCAACATCAAAACAGATTGTTTTGTCATCATTGTGGTTTGATCCAGACATTGCCGAAAAAATGTCCAGAATGTGGTCATTCCGAACTTAAAAGTTATGGCGTCGGAACAGAAAAAATTGAGCAGGCTCTGACAGCCATTTTTAACGATATACCGGTTTTACGGATTGATCGAGATAGTACCCAACGGGTCAATGCCTTTACCAATATGGTCAAACAGATTAATCAGGGTCAGGCGGCTATTCTGGTGGGTACGCAGATGCTGGCCAAAGGGCATGATTTTCATGATGTGACACTGGTCGGTGTTGTGGATGCTGATCAGGCGTTATTCAGTGCTGACTTTCGAGCCACTGAGGGACTGGCACAGTTAATTACTCAGGTGACTGGTCGGGCTGGACGTGGCAAAAAGTCGGGTGAAGTGTTGATACAAAGCGAACAACCGGAGCACCCTTTCTGGAAAAATTTACTGCAGGATGGTTATGAAGCTATCGCTGAAAATTTATTAAAAGAGCGAATTCAGATGGAGCTGCCACCCCATGGTTTCTGGGCAGTCTGGCGCGCTGAGGCACAAGAAGCCGATTTGGCTATGCAATTATTACAACAGGTTGCCGAATTATTGCAACAAACTGCATCACCGGTAATGATTTTAGGACCGGTTCCAGCGTTAATGGAAAAACGTGCCGGTCGATATCGGGCACAATTGCTGATGCGATCCGCAGATCGTGCGTCGTTGCATCAATTAATCGATCAGCATATCGAAGCTGTCAGCAAGCTTAAACTGGCGCGAAAAGGTCGTTGGTCGATTGACATTGATCCTACTGAATTAATCTAA
- a CDS encoding Na/Pi cotransporter family protein, whose translation MMLNMLGSLIGGLGLFMLGMWLMSDGLKQIAGERLNQILKNWTNSRLRGLSAGFLLTAIIQHSGAVTLATIGFANAGILSLRRAMWIVFGSNVGTTVTGWLVVLIGFNLNIEHFALPLIGIGMAMRLLNSNRAYANIGLALTGFGLLFMGIAALKTTFSGADSLFDLHFSSGLLAIDIVMFALAGLILTTLLQSSSLTLTLALTSLAGGIIDLLPAAAIVIGSNLGSTTTAIFAVIGSQPVAKRIVASHVLFNLLTAIVSLILLVPLIWIIHWFQQLVVEDVQFTTTLVLFHTVFNLLGVALIWKLADPLENGLKTKFSATDENIAETKYLDNTTLKIPNLAITSIRLELIRLNKHVLKMVTHCIHKNRSISWLKQQHAFTEQNILKIGNFSHKLYQQHINEQIAEKTADLLRVSQYCDAISALTVAIAENRALSSHPIEAQLQQQLTNFNVDCLLLIDISALDKLNPFLKNQLDSLEKTYLSLKSLLLRRGAEGRLSIARMEKELQAISQLRRICQQAVKASLFFSNSQLDHPIDKP comes from the coding sequence ATGATGTTGAATATGTTGGGATCGCTGATAGGTGGCTTGGGTTTGTTTATGCTGGGGATGTGGTTGATGTCTGACGGCCTTAAACAAATTGCCGGGGAAAGGCTCAATCAAATCCTTAAAAACTGGACTAACAGCCGTCTGCGTGGCTTAAGTGCGGGTTTTCTGCTCACCGCGATTATTCAACATTCAGGTGCAGTTACTTTGGCCACGATTGGGTTTGCCAATGCCGGTATTCTCAGCCTGCGTAGAGCTATGTGGATTGTATTTGGCAGCAATGTTGGTACGACGGTCACCGGATGGCTGGTTGTGCTGATCGGTTTCAACCTGAATATTGAACATTTTGCCTTACCGCTAATTGGAATAGGCATGGCGATGCGCTTATTAAACAGTAATCGAGCCTATGCGAATATCGGATTGGCACTAACCGGTTTTGGCCTGCTGTTTATGGGTATAGCGGCCTTAAAAACAACCTTCTCAGGAGCTGACAGTTTATTTGATCTGCATTTCTCCAGCGGATTATTGGCCATTGATATTGTGATGTTTGCGTTGGCGGGTTTAATTCTGACCACTTTACTGCAATCTTCCAGCCTTACTTTAACTCTTGCATTGACTTCGCTCGCTGGCGGAATCATCGATTTATTACCTGCCGCTGCAATTGTGATTGGCAGTAATCTCGGCTCAACGACGACAGCTATATTCGCCGTTATCGGCAGTCAGCCGGTCGCTAAACGTATTGTCGCCAGTCATGTTCTTTTTAATCTGCTAACAGCTATCGTCAGTCTTATTTTGCTGGTGCCGTTAATCTGGATTATCCATTGGTTTCAGCAATTAGTGGTTGAGGATGTCCAATTCACCACTACTCTGGTTTTATTCCACACCGTGTTTAATTTATTAGGCGTAGCACTTATCTGGAAGCTGGCCGATCCCCTGGAAAACGGGTTGAAAACGAAATTTTCAGCAACGGATGAAAATATTGCCGAAACCAAATATCTCGATAACACCACATTAAAGATACCCAATCTGGCAATCACCTCCATTCGTCTTGAATTAATTAGACTGAATAAACATGTTCTAAAAATGGTAACTCACTGTATCCATAAAAACCGTTCCATCAGCTGGTTAAAACAGCAACACGCTTTTACCGAGCAAAATATTTTAAAAATTGGCAACTTCAGTCACAAACTTTATCAACAACACATCAATGAACAAATTGCTGAAAAAACGGCCGATTTATTACGCGTTTCGCAGTACTGTGATGCAATTTCTGCCTTAACCGTTGCTATCGCTGAAAATCGTGCTTTATCTAGTCATCCGATTGAGGCCCAACTGCAGCAACAGCTCACCAATTTTAATGTGGATTGTTTATTGCTGATTGATATTTCTGCTTTAGATAAGCTCAATCCATTCTTAAAAAACCAGCTCGACAGCCTGGAAAAAACCTATCTTTCCTTAAAGTCTTTGTTATTGCGTCGAGGTGCTGAGGGAAGACTTTCAATCGCCCGCATGGAAAAAGAATTACAAGCCATATCTCAATTACGAAGAATTTGCCAGCAAGCCGTAAAAGCCAGTCTGTTTTTTTCCAACAGCCAACTCGATCATCCGATAGATAAACCGTAA
- the folA gene encoding type 3 dihydrofolate reductase, whose amino-acid sequence MRTAFVVAMDENGLIGRDNDLPWRLSADLQYFRRITMGKPILMGRHTHESIGRPLPGRQNIVVSSLPEYQAPGCDVVHSIEDGLNAAGDAEELMVIGGSSLFKQMFDAADILYLTRVHAELEGDTWFPAWDESQWQLLSQESHPADEKNDYTYSFEVYQRV is encoded by the coding sequence ATGAGAACGGCGTTTGTAGTAGCAATGGATGAAAATGGATTAATTGGGCGGGATAACGATCTCCCCTGGCGACTCTCTGCTGATCTGCAATACTTTCGCCGTATCACCATGGGTAAACCCATTTTAATGGGACGCCATACTCATGAATCTATTGGCCGTCCTCTTCCAGGACGGCAAAATATCGTGGTGAGCTCTCTGCCGGAATATCAGGCGCCAGGCTGTGATGTTGTTCACTCCATCGAGGATGGGTTAAACGCAGCTGGGGATGCTGAAGAGTTGATGGTTATAGGCGGCTCATCGCTATTTAAGCAAATGTTTGATGCCGCCGATATACTTTACCTGACTCGGGTGCATGCCGAACTTGAAGGAGATACATGGTTTCCAGCGTGGGATGAAAGTCAATGGCAATTACTCAGCCAGGAATCCCACCCGGCCGATGAGAAAAATGACTATACCTACAGCTTCGAGGTTTATCAGCGGGTTTAA
- a CDS encoding TIGR02647 family protein, producing the protein MQQMKIDQLEVLLQFDPSNTLQGIKIHHSTAREGLVEAAQKLFDNGLISQPDGGYLTDLGHEASEHLHTALQLMSPAN; encoded by the coding sequence ATGCAGCAAATGAAAATTGATCAGCTCGAAGTATTATTACAATTTGATCCCAGTAATACTTTGCAAGGAATTAAAATTCACCATTCAACCGCTCGTGAAGGTCTGGTGGAAGCAGCACAGAAATTATTCGATAATGGCCTGATAAGCCAACCTGATGGCGGTTATCTTACCGATCTCGGCCATGAAGCTTCTGAACATTTGCATACTGCTTTACAGCTGATGTCGCCAGCGAATTAA
- a CDS encoding pentapeptide repeat-containing protein, which yields MVKPKITQELLYQLLRDGKIEEFNHRIAKGESVDLTSCDFRHLNLQGLIANGLDFSNSYFRQADLRGIDFSQSVSLQGASIHGAKISGVYFPEQLTAEEISLSLLHGTRMRYNN from the coding sequence ATGGTTAAACCTAAAATCACTCAAGAACTTCTTTACCAATTATTGCGAGATGGAAAAATTGAAGAATTCAATCACCGCATTGCAAAGGGTGAATCTGTTGACTTAACCAGTTGTGATTTTCGCCATCTTAATCTTCAGGGATTGATTGCCAACGGTCTTGATTTTAGTAACAGTTACTTCCGTCAGGCTGATTTGCGTGGAATCGACTTTAGTCAAAGTGTCAGTCTACAAGGGGCAAGTATTCATGGGGCAAAAATTTCTGGGGTCTATTTTCCGGAACAATTAACCGCTGAAGAAATTAGCCTGTCTTTATTGCATGGAACCCGAATGCGTTATAACAATTAA